In the Nocardia asteroides genome, CGATCGTCTGCTGATCCGGGAGCTGATGGCCGACGGGCGGGCGACGCTGTCGAACCTCGCGGAGAAGGCGAGCCTCTCGGTGTCGGCGGTGCAGTCGCGGGTGCGCAGGCTGGAGGCGCGCGGCGTGATCCGCGGGTACACCGCCAAGGTCGACCCGGAGGCACTCGGGCAGCTGCTCTCCGCATTCGTCGCCATCACCCCTCTCGATCCGTCGCAGCCCGACGAGGCGCCCGCACTGCTGCAGGGCATCGCCGGAATCGAGGCGTGCCACTCGGTTGCCGGTGACGAGAGTTACGTCCTCACCGTCCGGGTGGCCTCGCCGCGGCACCTGGAGCAGCTGCTGCAGGAGATCCGGGCGACCGCCAACGTCCGTACCCGCAGCACCATCATTCTGCAGACATTCTATGACAAGTAGCCTTGCGCAGTAATTTATACGGATCCAGGTAGAGATTCCGCAAATTTTCCTTACGATTGGGGGTGTGACCCTCGAACTCGAACGCCCCGGGATCGCCCCGGCCGATGTCCGCGAGCTCCTCGCGGGCAGCATCCTCGCCGACGGTTTCGACCTGGTGCTCGACCTGCGGCGCTCCGCGGGCAGGCGGCTCGTCGACGAACGGGACGGCACCGCCTACCTCGACATGTTCGGCTTCTTCGCCTCCAACGCGCTCGGCATGAACCCCCCCGCGCTCGCCGCCGACCCGGCCTTCCGCGCCGAGCTGCTGGAGGCGGCGCTG is a window encoding:
- a CDS encoding Lrp/AsnC family transcriptional regulator; this encodes MADSPARPVLDDIDRLLIRELMADGRATLSNLAEKASLSVSAVQSRVRRLEARGVIRGYTAKVDPEALGQLLSAFVAITPLDPSQPDEAPALLQGIAGIEACHSVAGDESYVLTVRVASPRHLEQLLQEIRATANVRTRSTIILQTFYDK